Proteins found in one Pontibacter sp. SGAir0037 genomic segment:
- a CDS encoding T9SS type A sorting domain-containing protein, whose protein sequence is MHKVLVVIALLFFVFSSAAGQSRAVTEIVTDFNGYWRSSVSSVNPVKPNNKHNLLSFAFNGVTYSTGANDALLTTKGIVYRPMTFMALPVGTVPSKVTSNTKIGLGAMYDGVPNGPSNPPPPNNIPFYLTDGMNGLDLGTCVANLPNGTLTFGIKNLSAAAIGDGVPDILVTQVADPSSSYDRYSFTDVNGVQIGNTLDIVFTNITPVGQWLADFYEASTDPMVLTSSFTNGQRDLRLWAADFSDFGITSANIGNIRNFKISLSGTSDVAFVAHNNSSFNTESPLPVSLTYFEAKWQNGQALLSWQTASEQDNKYFIVETSTDGKDFRQLTVIPGAINTTVKTNYHYTHITPASGTNYYRLKQVDVNGQSTYSKIVYIYNKAHTSHITLYPNPAHEIVIVNHGVASGHEKIQVLDMTGKEVLHISVTADSEDTAINVKSLPKGFYHVVFSSATGEKFFCKLVVG, encoded by the coding sequence TTGCATAAAGTACTGGTAGTTATAGCACTGTTATTCTTTGTGTTTAGCAGCGCCGCCGGGCAATCCCGTGCAGTGACCGAAATAGTAACTGATTTCAATGGATACTGGCGCAGTTCCGTAAGCTCCGTTAATCCTGTAAAGCCAAACAACAAGCATAACCTGCTATCCTTCGCTTTTAACGGTGTCACTTACTCAACCGGAGCAAACGATGCTTTATTAACAACCAAAGGAATTGTATATCGCCCCATGACCTTTATGGCTCTGCCAGTAGGAACTGTACCCAGTAAAGTAACTTCGAATACTAAAATTGGCCTAGGGGCAATGTATGATGGCGTACCGAATGGTCCCAGCAATCCGCCACCGCCTAATAACATACCGTTTTATCTTACAGATGGAATGAATGGACTTGATTTAGGAACCTGTGTGGCCAATTTACCAAATGGCACCCTCACCTTTGGCATTAAAAACCTATCGGCAGCAGCTATCGGCGATGGCGTCCCGGATATTCTGGTAACGCAGGTAGCCGATCCGTCTTCATCTTATGACCGCTATAGCTTTACCGATGTAAATGGGGTACAGATCGGCAATACCCTCGACATTGTTTTCACGAACATTACACCCGTTGGTCAGTGGCTGGCTGACTTTTACGAAGCAAGTACAGACCCGATGGTTTTAACAAGTAGCTTTACCAATGGGCAGCGGGATCTCCGATTATGGGCTGCTGATTTTTCTGACTTCGGCATCACCAGTGCCAACATAGGCAATATCCGTAATTTCAAAATCAGTTTATCAGGCACAAGTGATGTAGCCTTTGTAGCTCATAACAATTCTTCTTTTAATACAGAAAGTCCGCTTCCTGTAAGCCTTACTTATTTTGAAGCCAAATGGCAAAACGGGCAGGCGCTATTGTCTTGGCAAACAGCCAGTGAACAGGACAATAAATACTTTATAGTAGAAACCAGTACAGATGGAAAGGACTTCAGACAATTAACTGTTATACCCGGAGCTATTAACACTACTGTTAAAACCAACTACCATTATACGCACATAACTCCTGCAAGCGGAACCAACTACTATCGTTTAAAGCAGGTTGATGTAAATGGCCAAAGCACCTACAGCAAAATAGTATACATCTATAACAAAGCTCATACATCCCATATAACGCTTTACCCTAATCCTGCACATGAGATTGTTATTGTAAACCATGGAGTTGCCAGCGGCCATGAAAAGATACAGGTACTGGATATGACAGGCAAAGAAGTACTACATATTTCTGTTACCGCTGATTCTGAGGACACAGCCATAAATGTAAAAAGCTTACCTAAGGGTTTTTATCACGTTGTATTTTCCAGTGCAACAGGTGAGAAGTTTTTTTGTAAATTAGTTGTAGGGTAA
- a CDS encoding DUF1080 domain-containing protein, giving the protein MRKWFGVLQTVIVCSLFIGTVSAFQVKEDWEPLLDKDLAKWDMYLSYRHQKDYKGDMPVGEDGAPLEPIGYNKNIANVFSVTSEGKEPVLKVSGEIYGCIFTKQEYENYHLKLKVRWGDKKWEPRTDKLKDSGVLYHSIGESGVDYWRAWMLSQEFQIMEGHMGDYWTIASSAIDVRAYIPEGNMNTVASAKQPFLPIGAGTGNSGFCLRSEDRESPAGEWTELELICYKDKSLHIVNGQVVMILQNSRHVKDGQTIPLTRGRIQLQSEAAEVYFKDVKIKPINQMPKKYASLF; this is encoded by the coding sequence ATGAGAAAGTGGTTTGGAGTTTTACAAACTGTAATTGTTTGCAGTTTGTTCATAGGAACTGTTAGTGCCTTTCAGGTGAAGGAGGACTGGGAGCCCTTGCTTGATAAGGACTTGGCTAAGTGGGATATGTATCTGAGTTATAGGCATCAGAAGGATTATAAAGGTGATATGCCTGTAGGTGAAGATGGAGCACCATTAGAACCCATTGGATATAATAAGAATATAGCAAACGTTTTTTCTGTTACTTCAGAGGGCAAAGAACCTGTGTTAAAAGTGAGTGGAGAAATTTATGGCTGTATCTTTACGAAGCAGGAATACGAAAACTATCACCTGAAATTGAAAGTGAGGTGGGGAGATAAAAAGTGGGAGCCAAGAACAGATAAGTTGAAAGACTCCGGGGTACTTTACCATTCCATAGGTGAGAGTGGCGTAGATTATTGGAGAGCCTGGATGCTGTCGCAGGAGTTTCAGATCATGGAAGGCCATATGGGAGACTACTGGACCATCGCCTCTTCTGCTATAGATGTACGCGCTTATATACCTGAAGGAAATATGAACACAGTGGCAAGTGCAAAGCAGCCATTTCTGCCAATAGGCGCAGGTACAGGGAATAGTGGTTTCTGCCTGCGAAGCGAAGACAGGGAAAGCCCGGCCGGAGAGTGGACAGAATTAGAGCTAATCTGCTATAAAGACAAAAGCCTGCATATTGTTAATGGACAGGTAGTAATGATACTTCAAAATTCACGCCACGTGAAAGACGGACAAACTATTCCGCTTACGAGAGGCAGAATTCAGCTACAAAGCGAGGCTGCGGAAGTCTATTTCAAAGATGTTAAAATCAAGCCTATTAATCAGATGCCGAAGAAATATGCTTCCTTATTTTAA
- a CDS encoding response regulator transcription factor, whose product MIKCLLVEDDARVASFVAEGLTDKGFQVDRVADGFEAVNLISKNEYDVVILDIMLPGIDGFEVCKVTRKRNIASIIIILSALGDPEEKVKGLEAGADDFMSKPFHFKELLARINAHIRRKQLEQGIFEADKYADLEINVEQNIVKRAGKEIILTPREFNLLLFLLRNREKVVSRVEIAQAVWDIHFSSNTNVVDVYINYLRNKIDKDFSFKLIHTIKGRGYMLAQKSDES is encoded by the coding sequence ATGATAAAATGCCTTCTTGTTGAAGACGATGCCCGTGTTGCTTCCTTTGTAGCGGAAGGATTAACCGATAAAGGATTTCAGGTAGATCGGGTGGCGGACGGATTTGAGGCGGTAAACCTGATCAGTAAGAACGAGTATGATGTAGTGATACTGGATATTATGCTACCTGGCATAGATGGTTTCGAAGTCTGCAAAGTTACCCGCAAAAGAAATATTGCCTCTATCATTATTATCCTAAGCGCACTCGGCGATCCGGAAGAAAAGGTAAAAGGGCTGGAGGCCGGGGCAGATGACTTTATGTCGAAGCCATTTCATTTTAAGGAACTTCTGGCCCGCATAAACGCCCATATCAGGAGAAAGCAACTGGAGCAAGGCATTTTTGAAGCCGATAAGTATGCTGACCTGGAGATAAATGTAGAGCAGAATATTGTGAAGAGGGCAGGTAAAGAAATCATTTTAACACCTCGAGAATTTAACTTGCTGCTTTTCCTGCTAAGGAACAGGGAAAAGGTGGTATCGAGGGTAGAAATTGCCCAGGCCGTGTGGGACATCCACTTCAGCTCCAACACCAATGTAGTAGATGTGTACATTAATTACCTGCGTAATAAGATAGATAAAGACTTCTCATTTAAATTGATACATACCATAAAGGGACGCGGCTACATGCTGGCTCAGAAATCGGATGAATCTTAA
- a CDS encoding glycoside hydrolase family 43 protein: MKNNLLLFFFLLGLSLQPVLAQTAPKKPAGNSTFSNPLDVQFGDPYVLYTGGTYYMYGTGGGAEKGFAAYSSKDLVNWKSEGQVYFHDNQNGWSDPEASWGGAYWAPEVYEVKGKFYMFYSAQWKENPANEEENFRVGVAVADKPTGPFVDMANKPVFDPGYPVIDANVFFDTDGKAYLYYSRVAYKHPVESQIADWAREKGWFKEIEESWVYGVELKTDFSGVIGQPVLLLRPPVNLNDKQAEWESRSVTAREVNRRWTEGSVTFKKDGIYYMMYSANYFGGQHYAVGYATSTSPLGPYKKAANNPVLQKNSDKGGFVTGTGHNSITYSPDGKEMFCVYHGRTTKTGDERVVFIDRMDVKNGKITVLGPTTTPQKLPSGVQVSK; the protein is encoded by the coding sequence ATGAAAAATAACCTGCTTTTGTTTTTCTTTCTTCTAGGATTGTCTTTGCAGCCTGTGTTGGCCCAAACAGCACCGAAAAAGCCTGCAGGAAACAGTACTTTTTCAAACCCGCTGGATGTACAATTCGGCGACCCATACGTGTTGTATACCGGGGGCACCTATTATATGTATGGCACGGGAGGCGGAGCAGAGAAAGGTTTTGCTGCTTACTCATCGAAGGATCTGGTAAACTGGAAAAGCGAGGGGCAGGTATATTTTCATGACAACCAAAATGGCTGGAGCGACCCTGAAGCCAGCTGGGGCGGTGCCTATTGGGCACCAGAAGTATATGAGGTTAAGGGAAAGTTTTACATGTTCTATAGTGCGCAGTGGAAGGAAAACCCTGCCAATGAAGAGGAAAACTTTCGTGTTGGGGTAGCGGTTGCCGATAAGCCTACAGGTCCTTTCGTTGATATGGCCAACAAACCTGTTTTTGATCCAGGTTATCCTGTTATTGATGCCAATGTATTTTTTGATACTGATGGCAAAGCTTATTTATACTATTCCCGTGTGGCCTATAAACATCCGGTAGAAAGCCAGATAGCTGATTGGGCACGAGAAAAAGGCTGGTTTAAGGAAATTGAAGAAAGCTGGGTATATGGAGTAGAACTTAAAACCGATTTCTCAGGTGTTATTGGTCAGCCTGTTTTATTGTTGCGGCCACCCGTTAACCTGAATGACAAACAGGCCGAATGGGAAAGCCGTTCTGTAACAGCCCGAGAGGTAAACCGACGCTGGACCGAGGGGTCCGTTACATTTAAGAAAGATGGTATTTACTACATGATGTATTCTGCCAATTACTTTGGTGGGCAGCATTATGCCGTTGGTTATGCTACGTCAACTTCGCCGCTGGGGCCTTATAAAAAGGCTGCCAATAATCCGGTGCTGCAGAAAAACTCTGACAAAGGCGGTTTTGTAACGGGTACAGGGCATAACAGTATCACGTATTCACCGGATGGTAAAGAAATGTTCTGTGTCTATCATGGAAGAACTACTAAAACAGGAGACGAAAGAGTCGTTTTTATTGACCGTATGGACGTGAAAAATGGAAAAATTACAGTCTTAGGTCCTACCACCACACCACAAAAACTTCCTTCAGGCGTTCAGGTTAGTAAATAG